In Zingiber officinale cultivar Zhangliang chromosome 1A, Zo_v1.1, whole genome shotgun sequence, the DNA window CATTATTGTAAATATTATTTCTGATATTTATATTCCTCTTGAAATTTATGCAGATAAATTTGTGCAGCTTGTGCCAACTTGTTTTCCTTTCTTGAGTTAATACATGTTTTTTTATATGTTATCATTTTTGAATTTGCAGAAGCGTGATGCTCCTCCTGGGGAGAAGCCAGAACCTGTGAGGACACATCTTAGGAACATGATAATTGTTCCAGAAATGATTGGAAGCATTATTGGTGTTTACAATGGGAAGACCTTTAACCAGGTTGAAATCAAGGTAACTTCTTCAACTTGTGACTTGTACTATTAGAAGAACTTGGTAGGTTTGTTTTACATTATACTATTTCTTTTACCTGGGAGACAAATTGTTTTACATTGAATTTGACGTTTCCAGAGATCTAGATGTCAAACAAACTGCATACTGCACAAAATATTGGCCACCATTGACTCAATTATGAGCCACTAGGCATGTCTAGGACACAAGCTCATGGTTAATATAAAACGGTACAACTTATGGAATAAAAAAGAGAAAGGAAAGTAGTTGAAAAAAACTCACGAGTCACTGATTCGGACTCTTTTTATTAGTCATTGTGTATATTACTATATTAATCTTGGCTCCATTCTTTTACTGTGTCCCATTTCTTTCAAGTCCTCTTATTCTCACATTTAGCAAATTATGTGTCAAACATAGATTCATATCTTAGATTCTTGTTCTTGAGTCATAATATCTTGTGTCCATGCTACTCCGCTTGAGGGGGCATTTGTCTGTGTGCATTTATGTGTCACTCATCGGTAGATGTTTGATGGCACTAAAATGGAAGAAATTGAATAACTGTGTAACACTAGGTAGATTTCTATGGACATTTTAAGTCTCGAGGATTGTATTGACATGCTTGttacttgttaggatccttgcTTAATAGAATATCTAGGACAAATGATAGGGTTGGATTTGGCTTTGCTGTTCCACTGATCATCAATCGTTCTTTTGTCAACAGCCTGAGATGATAGGCCATTACTTGGCGGAGTTTTCCATCTCATACAAACCTGTGAAGCACGGAAGGCCAGGTATTGGTGCCACGCACTCCTCCAGGTTCATTCCACTCAAGTAACTGCTTCTCTCAGTTGAAGAACATCGAAGAACTCTCCTTGCCCAGTTTTTTTTATTCGAGCTCATTAAAACATTTTAGCAACTTTTAGCATACATTTTCAATTATGTTTTTGTTTGCTTTGAACATGTGGAGTGTTCTTTGTTGGCCTTTGGATTTTGGAATGGAATTTTATCATCTGGCACAGTTTTTCTCATTTTCTTTAGCAAGTATTGGTAGTGGAATTTTTTGTTCGCTTTTAGTTGGATCATTTTCCTTTAGTTTTGTTTTTCTTAAAGAATCTTTTCTGTGAAATAAGTTTAAGAAATATGAGATGgtaaaaattaaacaagtttaaTAATGATCCGGTTAATGGTTTTCCTCTTCAAGTTAAGTTTAGCAGGTGAACACGTTTTTTTGGTTACAaaagcaataaaataaataaataaatataaattttatttggaCATACCGCACCTGGTATGTCAGTTGCTGTAGCCTGTTGTGAGTTATttttcctctttatttttgcATTGCTAATCTTTTTTCTTCCTTATAATTGTTATAATgtaaatattatatatttaactTTGATTAAGGTTGAATCatgaaatatataatatattaaattaaaaatttatatagagATATATATTTGTTATTAGGTGTATTTCGAAATGCTTAGTGTTAGGTTAAAAAAGtcatttaaagtatttttttttttttaggatttGAGGAATTTGTTCTCTTCATTAAGATTATTTTTCATGTTATAACTGTCGTATCTATTATTATAGTTGTAGCACTTATAAAATTATAACTACATTTATAAGCTACAATTATTATAGTTGTACAATCATAAGTTACAATTGTTATAGTTGTAGCatctataaaattataattgttgTCCTCTCAGGATAGACAGTCGATTAGTGCATGGTAGTGTTGCCACCTTGAGATTTGGAGGTCAAATCTCAACTAATAGTCGGGTGTCTATCCTCCCCATACGCTATTCAATTGCTCAAGACTAACCGTCATCcgtgatttatttttttcatgttgATCTGGGGACGAGCTAGAGGAGGCGTTAGGGGCGAGATAATCACCGTTTCCCACTATAGTTGCTATAACATATTTAGCTGTTATAATTTCATAGCTGCTATAACACACCCGATTGATTTAGATGGAATATGttggaaaaataataataagaatagAATTAGATGATAATTGTGTCATTTTAAGGTGAGATGGAATATGTTGGAAGAATAATAATAAGAATAGGATTAGATGATAATTGTGTCATTTTAAGGTAGGATGgggtgtatttttttatttaaaataaaataaaataaaatgggcGCCCTTAGACAatttagaaaagaaaaaaaaaaaaaaaaagagatttggcCATTTTTCTAATCaacaaagttttaaaaaattaggtTCATTCCCTTCTGATTTTCTCtctacaaaaaataaaaaaatatgataatttttctaGCCTGCCCCAACTCACGGGTCAACAGGCCCACTTCATATGTACTCAAATAAGGACTGTACTAAACTTATTTATAACCGGCCTAAAATGCACTAAATTGTTGAAATGattatttcaaatttgatttaattttttttataatcttaaGTTTGATTTATTAAGATATTTTCTAGCTTTCAGTTAAGCTTATTtgattttgtttaaaatattatatttttaaacttatttaattaattattaaatttcataacacaaatttatttaattgttttttaaaattatttatttatataaaaatatattcataaattttatttatgaacatatatataatttttatctaTGGGAGTAAAAGATCATATCACTCACACAAAGTAATCCAATATCATCAGTCTCATTATAAGATACCGATAAGTAAATAATGGGAGATATTTTGCCACGGTGAAGTCATcctttttcataaattttataCAGGAATATTGTTTTTTTAGTTGAatgtatttgatttgatttaattaattgattttatatatattggACATGAATTAGCTCAAGCTACCAGGGTTATGGTGCTATAATAAGTGATATAATAAACTCTAGAGAATGAGAGTTTAAATATCACCCAAGACATATTATATCTAAAGAGTTTGAATTGTTTATGAAGTTAGGTCATTAGTCAAGATTCATCTGCACTTTCTGATTTATCCTTGTGGTCAATGAAAAACTTTTGATCATGTCTGAGCactgagtcgatggacactggaGACGTGGCACTCTcctgtcttcgactggtgatgtagatctccgacgaacctgcaaagaagccgagccaggagggagttcccggcgacgaccctccgacgctcaagtcaggcagcgaagatgaagaagaacaaggctacgttactgtggctacagtgaccaagattgcatacctccttcgaagtctgggggtccttatataggaccccggggaggtgcGAGCACGATTCTCGATGTGTgcatgcttccccaaacatacctcggtagggttgtgtcagaaaagcatgcctgacgcTATTCCGCAATAGTCCGAGcgtatcccggatgtgacggtggaaacttccaccgtatgatactatgtccgctccggccgccgaccatgctgtttgttggcggtaggtgtctcgaggacgaagttaccagttgtcctttttgtctcctagcgctcttgcctgttcccgggccgagcggacaagtcgctcggcgctcatggcctccgggaatgtGCATACCTTGgcccgggcggggaagccctgctcatgtgctcggatggaattgcgccttatCGTCCTACGGCTCGGCCAAGCGGCCTGTTCGCTCGGCCCATAGACTCTTTTTACCTGAGCATCGGAAAcacgacccctggtcgggctgtctttcgtccggtccgggaAACCCCTAGCCGGATGTCTGGTCGGCTGGATGCTCGGTCGGCCCGCTACTCTGCTCGGCACGACCTTTGTCCGTTtggcacgaccttggggttgaccctcttgaccattgacctccatgtgtcgttgacctcccgccaatgagggtcccctgtccttaccaccggatcacatgcctcctcctcaagtctagtcgaaggaggcgctaagtccggcTGACTGGACTGCGTCTGGGTGGTGTGTTTGCTGCTCATCCACCGAGATTAGTGTCCGGCCGTCCGGGGACTATGCAAGTAGGTAACGCCGCTCGGCGTGTCCCTGGTTGGTACTTGGATAGTTTCGTTTGCCTGCCGTTCCGGCATCGGTCACGCTGATtatccctagaaaactcctcgaCATTTGTATAAATCACCGTCATTAATGCTGAGCACGCGGCCACACTCGCATgatggtgctcattaaatgcgacccgtCAGCGAGCGCCACGTGGTCGCGCATTCGTCACCGTTCACTCGAGCCATCAGGTCTAATGTGACCTTTGACTTTTTCGAATTTGACGGTCATATCCCCTTCTTGGATCCCGTAACCTCGATCGGACGGCTCCGGTTGATCGAACCCAATGTTTATAAGCATCTTTCCTCTTCGGCCGCTTCACGATATCGCGTGCGCATCcgaaagcttctgcttcttctcgtCCAACGCTCCGGCGAGCTCGCTGCTTTGCTTTTTGGTGATCCACCACCGCCTCCTTCGGTCCTATCCTTTGTAAGGCCCTTTCGCCCTTTTCCTTTCAGTTCCTTCGTGCTTTTCTTCGCACTTCTCACTATTTTCATGCTCGTTTGGACACTGTTCCGACCATCCTGCTTGTCAAATTTCGATTTCCTCTGTGTCGTTCCTTGTCTTTGataatggccagttcttctcgtccatccgACCTCGCCTCCGGCCTCTGGTATACCACCACCGAGAGCTGGTTCGATGAGAGGGATGCGCTGAGCCTTACCCGAACCTTTGAACTTCCATCTGACCACGAACTGATATTAGCCACATCTTTCGATCAGCCACACGACCCTCCGATCGACACTGTTTATTTTTTCCGAGACCAGTTCGTGGCTGGTCTGCGCTTCCCTATTCATCCGTTCATCCTTGAGGTGTGTAACTATTTCCGCCTTCCGCACTGTCAACTCGTCCCTAACTCCTTCAGGTTGCTGTGCGGGGGTGGTTgccctctttaggctgcacgacATCTCCTTAGTCCCTAAgaccttccactacttctactaccccaaacagtccgagtggggaaCCTTTCTCTTCCAATCGCGGATCGGTCTAgtcttcttcgataagatgccgacctcgaacaagcattggaaggaaaaCTATTTCTATcttcgttttcccgagcggccgtcCTTTCGCACTAAATGGCAAACCACTGTGCCAAGCCCGCCGGATCTCGGTAAACATAAGAGCCAGCCAGACTACCTTTACGCAGCCAATTTGCTAGCCGAGCAAAGATTCAACATCAACAAGCTGCTCTACGAGGGGGTGCTATATATATTTGGACTGAGCCCGATCAGAGCGAAGCTTCCGAGCAGTATGGGTAAGCATTTCCCTTGTCCtccttccttttggtctaactgatttattcttcttttatgcagttgacatcatgtggcgcgccaaggttgCCGATCGGCTAAAGTTGAAAGCTGCTGAGGTGGAGGCGGCAGCTGCGAAGGAGATTGCCGATCTGGGTATTGaaccggtcggctcacacgaaggggaAAGTGATGAAGTTTCACCTGCGGTTGGAGAGTCAGCCGCTCGGACTTCTGCAACTGCACCGGTCGGTGATGCTATCTCGTCCGCCGGACAACCGGCATCGGAAGAAGCGGGGCACTCGACCGAGGACTCCACATTGATAATACGCAAACAGCGGCGGACGAACCTCTACACCCAGTCAGCTACATCTGTGGAGCTAGTGACTGAGCCGACCGGTGCCCCTACTGAAGCAATCGCCCCGGCCCCTGCTCCAGTCGAGGCCATTTCTTCGGACCGAACTCCTTTCCAACTCGATTTGCCGATGGCTTCCCTTGGAGTGCCGCCTGTAAGTTCCCAGCCACAAGCTCCCGTCCGGCTTAGGCGGTCTGGTATAGTATCTGTCCCGCTCGGTGAGTCATCCGGCAGTGCAACCTCGGCTCAATCTGATCCGAGCGGCCGTCGAGTGGTTAAGGACGTCCTCCACCTCCCAACGGAAGAATTTCTTCTAGCGGCTGATCGGCCAGTCGCTCCTGAGCATCAGATTACCATCCGCAGACCACTCGCTAGGATATGGGAGGATACGAGGGCCCGCGTCGCCTTGATGACTCCTGGTCAGCTTAGCGATAGCCAGTTGCAGCAAGCTACCAGGGTATGTTTCTCAACACCATACATCCATATTTGACTTGGTCCGTGATATTGTTTCCTCTGTGCGTAGACTTGGGTAGAAAGCATAGCGGTCAACAACCGCTTGACTGCACTGGAGGAAGAATTAAAAAAGTTTCAAATTTCCGGAGGGGCGCCAGCTCAGGGGCCCTCTTATGCCACGCTCCGAGCCGAGCTGAGCAAATCGGAGAAATTACTGGCAGCCGAACGACACAAAGTCTTCTGGCCTGGAGACCAGGGTAGCTGGCCTTGAAGCCCAGGTCAAGTCTCACGACCAGGAGATGAAGCTGGCAACCAATAGAAAAAATAGGGCCGCCTCCGATTTAGAGGAAAAGAATGTGCAGGCCCGAGCACTGCAGCGTGTCAACGAGCTGGCCGATCTGCTATCTGCTGAGCAGGAGGGCCGATCGGCCTCCGAAGCTAAACTTCAAGGAGAAAAGAAAGATCTCCAAGATGCTCTTGACGCTTCCCAAGCTGGGCTAAAGGAATATCAAGATGGTGAATCAGGCCGCTTCGAGACGATGAAGAAAAACTATCTCCGCTCAGACGAATTTGGCGAAAAGTTTAGCGATCAGCTAGTTATAGCCTTCGAGGAAGCCATCCGAGCGACAACGATTTATCTGAAAGCTATGGGCCATCTTCCGAAGACGGCCTCTATACCTGCCAAAGACATGGCCGACCTCTTAGAGACCATTTTCGAGCCCATCTTTGATACAATAGAGTGAGGAGTGTCTCTCACTTGTCTCAGTCTGTGTTTTGAAGTTTTGTCTGTATGCTCGCCGTTCAGCGAGTTAACCTTATCATctttaacttgacttttaattTACTTGTCTGCGTATTTTTTGACGATGGGTAATAAAACTCCGCTTCTGTTGATGTTACTTCCTCGACCGCATTTTTTCCAAGTGGCCTTCGGTATTCTCCGGGCCAGCGAGTtcatagtcgtcggttcgaccgagggatttaacgtcgccgctctacggtcttcaagccggggggtttatagtcgccggtccgactctagagtttaacgtcgccactcgacggttttcagccggggggtttatagtcgccggtccgactctagagtttaacgtcgccactcgacggtcttcagtcggggggtttatagtcgccggtccgactctagtgtttaacgtcgccgctcgacggtcttcagccgaggggtttatagtcgccggtccgactctagagtttaacgtcgccttTCGACGGTCTtcagccggggggtttatagtcgtgatccggtggtaaggacgggggaccctcattggcgggaggtcaacgacacgtggaggtcaatggtcaagagggtcaaccccaaggtcgtgctgAACGGACAAATGTCGTGCCGAGCGGAGTAGCGGGCCGACAGAGCATCCAGCCGACCAGACATCCGGCCTGGGGTTTCCCGGActggacgaaagacagcccgaccaggggtcggatTTCCGATGCTCCGGTAAAAAGAGTCtatgggccgagcggacaggccgctcaGCCGAGCCGCAGGACGATAAGacgcaattccatccgagcacatgagcagggcttccctgttggtgcaaccttaggtcatagttgacctggttgacctgactcgagttgtgttttgatgtttgacgatgtttgacgagaagagagttgtattcttgatgtttgacaagaataggtgtttgggagattgtaggtgcaaccttaggtcaaggttgacctggttgacctgattcgggaaaagtccaagcagggagcttggcacgcgaaaagtccaaatatggagacttgacactggaaaagtccaagtacggagacttggcacggggaaaagtccaagcaagtagcttggcacgcggaaagtccaagtatggagacttggcacggggaaagtccaaacagggagtttggcacggggaaaagtcctggtgagtgaagccaggcagtcggagaagtcttggtgagtgaagccaggcagccgggaaatcctggtgagtgaagctaggtgaaaatcctagtgagtgaagctaggtgaaagtggaagtcctggtgagtgaagccaggcattcgggaaagtcctggtgagtgaagccaggcagtttgaaagtcctggtgagtgaagccaggcagtttggaagtcctggtgagtgaaggcaggcagattggaaatccttgtgagtgaagccaggtaaaaaccctagtaagtgaagctaggtgaaagtcctggtgagtgaagccgggcaagggaaaatccagatggatcaagggtgatcggacatctggtgttgggaagtccaagtagatcaagggagtgatcggatacttggcacgaagaggaaagcccaagtgggtcaaagggattgaccgaacacttggtggagaattctagcaggtcaagggagtgaccagatgctaggaatgatgaaccaacaggtcaaggttgaccggatgttggtgtagaagcctgagggctggggagtttggatcggtctggggaccgatccagtgatacactggatagcctgatcggtcaccagaccgatcagtaatcatccagtagcctactgtaggttatctgatcggtctggagaccgatcagacaacgatcaggaggcgcaaagaagttcgggagaagagaagcctgatcggtctcctggaccgatcagagacggaacagaagcgaaggctagggaatggatcggtctgtggaccgatccacatggagcctgatcggtccacagactgatcaggcactagccgttgcgacgcaacggctagatttcttctgtgtttcttcgttttcttcgcaggttataaaaggagggctgctgctgcgagcctacttcttcttcttccattggattgaagcttctgcttctgtgttTGATTCACGGGCTTtattgagctcgcttccgaagcttcgcgtgagcttccagtcgtcgatcagctgctgcgtttgggttgtgaagttgctgcttcatcgcctccgatcgacagagaaggcaagcgagtgttgcattcatattgttgtttgtatttgcttcttgctttccttgtactcctttcttgttgttacaagtattgtggcgaggtttctcgacccacaaggagcatttattagccggttctccggggactcatccaccgacggattgataggattcgtccaccttacggacacgccgaggagtaggagtttatctccgaacctcgttacatcggtttgtttgaggtttgtcttctttccctttcgtttctgtgtttattttccgctgcgctaacacgttttgtagaaacgcgacgatttggggtcggctattcacacccccctctctagcctccgtacgaaggatcctaacattccccgcccgggccgaggtatgcacattcccggaggccatgagcgctgAGCGACttgtccgctcggcccgggaacaggcaagcgcgctaggagacaaaaaggacaattggtaacttcgtcctcgagacacctgccgtagacaaacagcatggtcggtggccggagcggacagagtatcatacggtggaagtttccaccgtcacatccgggatacgctcggacgattacggaatggcgtcagacatacttttctgacacaaccctactgaggtatgtttggggaagcgtgcacgcatcgagaagcgtgctcgCACCTCccaggggtcctatataaggacccccagacttcgacggaggtatgcaatcttggtcactgtagccacagtaacgtagccttgttcttcttcttcttcgctacctgacttaagcgtcggagggtcgtcgcggGAAACTCCTCCCAGCTCGATTTCTTTACAGGTtcgttggagatctacatcaccTGTCGAAGACAGCAAAGAGCGTCACatccccagtgtccatcgacttagtgctcagacaggatcaacttTCATAAGACTAGATCTGTCACtttttaaattggtcaaattggtCAGATAATAAGACTTGGATACtgggattaaaataataataataattcaactCAATCTAGGGATGAGAATGGATCAGATTTGGGTCGGATTTTATATTCTCCATCCCAATTCCCATTTATTATATATGTCTTCATCCTCATTGGGTATTTAATTTTTATCCTCATATCCATTTAAGGATCGGATATTCGTCTTCATTCCCATATTCATTGATGTCGTGATGAAGAGGGGCCCTACCAAGGAAGGATAAGAGGGGGAAAAGGCTTCCTAACGTGGAGGTCAAGGTCAAAAGTGGTCAAAGGCCCTGGGCGGTCGACCGGATCGAACGAGCGGGAGCCTCGATCGGTCGGGCAAGGGTGCGAAATAGCCACTCTCTGGTAGCAGTAACTAGGGTTAAGAGGTAAGCAGTAAGCAATGAGCTTCTGGTTCTCGTCGATCGGGCTTTAAGGCCGGTCGAATGAAGGTAACTACTAACAGTCGGGAAGTGGAGAAGGGGACAAGTCAGCAGCTCCGAGCGGCACAGCAGAATAGGAACAAACTAAGCGGGGTCCAGTTTGCCAATAGTGGGGCCCACCTACATATCTCCTCGtactctttttgatgtttgtgcTGCTAGCAGTAGAGCATGTCCACCATgtaaatcgtactttagaagcttctagcCCGTTACATTAGAGATTTACTTGTCCA includes these proteins:
- the LOC122029303 gene encoding 40S ribosomal protein S15-like, giving the protein MADASDAVDVGGAHPKKRTFRKFSYRGVDLDQLLDMGLDELVKLFGARARRRFQRGLKRKPMALIKKLRKAKRDAPPGEKPEPVRTHLRNMIIVPEMIGSIIGVYNGKTFNQVEIKPEMIGHYLAEFSISYKPVKHGRPGIGATHSSRFIPLK